A single genomic interval of Syntrophobotulus glycolicus DSM 8271 harbors:
- the arsA gene encoding arsenical pump-driving ATPase gives MNQFDPGSIKLTKYLFYTGKGGVGKTSVACATAVSLADSGKKVLLISTDPASNLQDVFSMELTNKGVPISDVPNLVVANLDPIQAAAEYRESVIAPYRGKLPASVITNMEEQLSGSCTIEIAAFNEFSNFITDGKVQQEYDHIIFDTAPTGHTLRMLQLPSAWSNFISESTHGASCLGQLSGLESKKAIYKQAVETLADGSLTTLLLVTRSETAPFKEAERASGELSALGVDNQMLVVNGILMEHNDDLSSSLYEKQQSALAAMPESLRALPIHSVPLRAYNVTGLENIRALLNTDYFTAPVQTLNATHIPALNDVIDELAMEGKRVIFTMGKGGVGKTTVAAAVALGLAKRGKKVHLTTTDPAAHLKFVLDETGGVSMSHIDEAEELKKYQSEVLFKARASGMGDEDIAYVEEDLRSPCTQEIAVFRAFAEIVEKADDQVVVIDTAPTGHTLLLLESTQSYNHEIQRTKGEIPESVAQLLPRLKSEETEVLIVTLPEATPVYEAHRLEDDLKRAGIAAKWWVVNQSLYGTNTTNPMLVSKAAGEVEWLNLIDEHAGGKFALIAWSAEEIKGDSLLAL, from the coding sequence ATGAATCAATTCGATCCCGGCAGTATCAAACTGACAAAGTATCTTTTTTATACCGGCAAGGGCGGCGTTGGTAAAACCAGCGTTGCCTGTGCCACCGCCGTCTCCCTTGCGGACAGTGGGAAAAAGGTGCTGCTTATCAGCACCGACCCTGCTTCCAATTTACAGGATGTCTTTTCGATGGAACTGACAAACAAAGGAGTGCCCATCTCCGATGTGCCGAATTTAGTGGTAGCGAACCTTGACCCCATACAAGCGGCGGCTGAGTACCGGGAAAGCGTGATCGCGCCTTATCGCGGCAAGCTGCCCGCATCTGTCATCACGAATATGGAGGAGCAGCTTTCTGGCTCCTGCACCATAGAAATTGCGGCATTCAATGAGTTTTCCAATTTCATTACGGACGGTAAGGTTCAGCAGGAATACGACCATATTATTTTTGATACCGCCCCTACTGGACACACCCTGCGGATGCTTCAGCTTCCGTCCGCTTGGAGTAATTTCATCAGTGAAAGCACCCACGGTGCATCTTGCCTCGGTCAACTCTCCGGCTTGGAGAGCAAGAAAGCCATTTACAAGCAAGCCGTGGAAACACTGGCCGACGGAAGCCTGACCACGCTACTCCTTGTCACCCGCTCGGAAACCGCGCCGTTCAAGGAAGCGGAACGTGCTTCCGGCGAATTGTCCGCGCTGGGCGTCGACAATCAAATGCTGGTTGTCAACGGAATATTGATGGAACATAACGATGATCTATCTTCCAGTCTGTACGAAAAACAGCAGTCTGCACTTGCCGCGATGCCGGAAAGTCTGAGGGCGCTTCCAATCCATAGCGTTCCTCTGCGAGCTTACAATGTCACAGGGCTGGAAAATATCCGCGCCTTGCTGAACACCGATTATTTTACTGCTCCCGTGCAAACGCTAAATGCCACGCATATTCCTGCGCTGAACGATGTGATAGATGAGTTAGCGATGGAGGGCAAACGTGTTATTTTCACGATGGGCAAAGGTGGTGTGGGTAAGACCACCGTCGCCGCCGCCGTTGCGCTGGGGCTTGCGAAGCGCGGAAAGAAAGTCCACCTCACTACCACCGATCCCGCCGCGCACCTGAAGTTTGTGCTGGATGAAACTGGCGGCGTGTCCATGAGCCATATCGACGAAGCCGAGGAATTGAAAAAGTATCAGTCCGAGGTGCTTTTCAAAGCCCGCGCGTCCGGCATGGGCGATGAGGATATTGCTTATGTCGAGGAAGATCTACGTTCGCCCTGCACACAGGAGATCGCCGTATTCCGCGCCTTCGCCGAGATCGTCGAAAAAGCTGACGATCAGGTGGTGGTAATTGACACCGCCCCCACAGGGCATACCCTGCTTTTGTTGGAATCCACACAAAGCTATAACCATGAAATTCAGCGTACCAAGGGCGAAATCCCCGAATCGGTGGCGCAGCTGTTGCCGAGGCTGAAATCCGAGGAAACCGAGGTACTGATTGTGACCCTGCCGGAAGCGACCCCTGTTTATGAGGCGCACCGCTTGGAGGACGATCTGAAACGGGCGGGCATCGCCGCCAAATGGTGGGTGGTCAATCAATCCCTTTATGGCACGAACACCACCAATCCTATGCTGGTGTCAAAGGCGGCTGGCGAAGTGGAATGGCTCAACCTCATCGACGAACACGCCGGTGGCAAATTTGCCCTGATCGCGTGGAGCGCAGAGGAAATCAAGGGCGACAGTCTGCTGGCGCTGTAA